Proteins encoded together in one Streptomyces rubradiris window:
- a CDS encoding Mth938-like domain-containing protein: MDRSPLITHVSWGQMEVEGLAGGKDFVLYPGGGCPWDWNEYGTRHDPGIQPAEVRELLDRRCTVVVLSQGMERRLKTMPETLRLLQEAGVAVHVEETRGAVDLYNRLATESEPVGGLFHSTC, encoded by the coding sequence GTGGATCGATCGCCACTGATCACACACGTCTCATGGGGGCAGATGGAGGTCGAAGGGCTCGCGGGCGGCAAGGATTTCGTGTTGTATCCCGGGGGAGGCTGCCCCTGGGATTGGAACGAGTACGGCACCCGGCACGATCCGGGGATCCAGCCCGCGGAGGTACGAGAACTCCTCGATCGTCGATGTACGGTCGTCGTCCTCAGCCAGGGCATGGAACGGCGTCTGAAGACGATGCCCGAGACCTTGCGGCTGCTCCAGGAAGCGGGCGTCGCCGTGCACGTCGAGGAGACGAGGGGCGCCGTCGACCTGTACAACCGGCTGGCGACCGAGAGCGAGCCGGTCGGCGGCCTGTTCCACTCGACCTGCTGA
- the ppk2 gene encoding polyphosphate kinase 2 — MAEHEQATQTQEIHGTAREDDLLRGLEVDDRQPERPVLLDSGGRPIETWRENHPYDHRIGRREYEQTKRILQIELLKFQRWVKDTGQRVVVVCEGRDAAGKGGTIKRFTERLNPRGARVVALEKPTEREAGQWYFQRYVAHLPARGEIVFFDRSWYNRAGVERVMGFCTQDEYRQFLRQAPMFERLLTDDGILLVKFWFSVSQAEQRTRFAIRQVDPVRRWKLSPTDLASLDRWDDYTTAKVDMFRATDTPHAPWTVVKNNDKRRGRLEAMRSLLDRFDYPAKDHEAVGTPDPLIVGAAETLLEPGEEPTALSPTPLAGPGGEPGNHPDPR; from the coding sequence GTGGCCGAGCACGAGCAGGCGACCCAGACCCAGGAGATCCACGGCACGGCCCGTGAGGACGACCTGCTGCGTGGGCTCGAGGTGGACGACCGGCAGCCGGAACGGCCGGTGCTCCTGGACTCCGGCGGCCGGCCGATCGAGACCTGGCGGGAGAACCACCCCTACGACCACAGGATCGGCCGGCGCGAGTACGAGCAGACCAAGCGCATCCTGCAGATCGAGCTGCTGAAGTTCCAACGCTGGGTGAAGGACACCGGCCAGCGGGTCGTCGTGGTCTGCGAGGGACGGGACGCGGCGGGCAAGGGCGGCACGATCAAGCGCTTCACCGAGCGGCTCAACCCTCGCGGGGCCCGGGTGGTGGCGCTGGAGAAGCCGACCGAGCGCGAGGCGGGTCAGTGGTACTTCCAGCGCTACGTGGCCCACCTGCCGGCCCGCGGCGAGATCGTCTTCTTCGACCGGTCCTGGTACAACCGCGCGGGCGTCGAGCGGGTCATGGGGTTCTGCACGCAGGACGAGTACCGGCAGTTCCTCCGGCAGGCCCCGATGTTCGAGCGCCTGCTCACCGACGACGGCATCCTGCTGGTCAAGTTCTGGTTCTCGGTGTCCCAGGCCGAGCAGCGCACCCGGTTCGCGATCCGCCAGGTCGATCCGGTGCGCCGGTGGAAGCTCTCCCCGACGGACCTGGCCTCCCTCGACCGCTGGGACGACTACACCACGGCCAAGGTCGACATGTTCCGGGCCACCGACACGCCGCACGCGCCCTGGACGGTCGTGAAGAACAACGACAAACGGCGCGGCCGGCTGGAGGCGATGCGCAGTCTCCTCGACCGCTTCGACTACCCGGCCAAGGACCACGAAGCGGTCGGCACCCCCGACCCGTTGATCGTCGGCGCGGCGGAGACCCTGCTCGAACCGGGCGAGGAACCCACGGCCCTGTCGCCGACACCTCTGGCCGGACCGGGCGGCGAGCCCGGCAACCACCCGGACCCGCGGTGA
- a CDS encoding alkaline phosphatase D family protein: protein MAGLRLGPLLRYTDGSCATVWVETDAPCTAHVRCSDGASGTAPTFRVAGHHYALVTVTGLRPGTSPSYEVFLDDAPVWPLPDSRFPPSVIRSPGAGDAVRVTFGSCRWAAPPADGKDPVGPDALDTLAKRLAADPDARRPDVLLLLGDQVYADEVSEETRRLLATRRDLDEAPGSQVADYEEYCHLYYESWLDPEIRWLLSTVPSFMIFDDHDIVDDWNTSAAWLADMRSTDWWQQRLLSGLMSYWVHQHLGNLSPAELADDPTWAAVRDAPDGTHALRALAEQADADPSSVRFSYRRDFGRVRVVMVDSRAARVLDEDRRAMLNPGEADWLREQVLADEGAYDHLLIGTSLPWLLPHLVHDAEGWDAALCAGERGDRWARFGEWLRRGADLEHWAAFPRSFADLADLIGEAGSAPGAPASVCVLSGDVHHGYVARASWPSGGPGIPVVQLTCSPVHNSVPLTMRIGFRFGWSAPARLLGRLLARHGRCPRPPVRWRKQGGPWFGNQLMTLTLRGRSAHLCLERTGTDETLRTVHETVLTAG from the coding sequence ATGGCCGGACTGCGCCTGGGACCACTGCTGAGGTACACCGACGGCTCGTGCGCGACCGTGTGGGTCGAGACGGACGCGCCCTGCACGGCACACGTGCGCTGCTCGGACGGCGCGAGCGGCACCGCCCCCACCTTCCGGGTGGCCGGGCACCACTACGCCCTGGTCACGGTGACCGGGCTCCGACCGGGCACCTCGCCGTCGTACGAGGTGTTCCTGGACGACGCGCCGGTGTGGCCTCTGCCCGACTCCCGCTTCCCGCCCTCGGTCATCCGGTCGCCCGGCGCCGGCGACGCCGTCCGGGTCACCTTCGGGTCGTGCCGCTGGGCCGCGCCCCCGGCCGACGGCAAGGACCCGGTGGGCCCCGACGCGCTCGACACCCTCGCCAAGCGGCTGGCGGCCGACCCCGACGCGCGGCGCCCGGACGTCCTGCTGCTCCTGGGGGACCAGGTCTACGCCGACGAGGTCTCCGAGGAGACCCGGCGCCTGCTGGCCACTCGCCGCGACCTCGACGAGGCGCCCGGCAGCCAGGTCGCCGACTACGAGGAGTACTGCCACCTCTACTACGAATCCTGGCTCGATCCGGAGATCCGCTGGCTGCTGTCCACCGTGCCCAGCTTCATGATCTTCGACGACCACGACATCGTGGACGACTGGAACACCTCCGCCGCCTGGCTCGCCGACATGCGCTCCACCGACTGGTGGCAGCAGCGGCTGCTGAGCGGCCTGATGTCCTACTGGGTCCACCAGCACCTGGGCAACCTCTCCCCTGCCGAACTGGCCGACGACCCGACGTGGGCCGCCGTGCGCGACGCACCCGACGGCACGCACGCGTTGCGCGCCCTCGCCGAACAGGCCGACGCCGACCCCTCCTCGGTCCGCTTCAGTTACCGGCGCGACTTCGGCCGGGTCCGGGTGGTGATGGTCGACTCCCGGGCCGCACGCGTGCTGGACGAGGACCGGCGCGCCATGCTCAACCCGGGCGAGGCCGACTGGCTGCGCGAGCAGGTCCTGGCCGACGAGGGGGCTTACGATCACCTTCTGATCGGCACTTCCCTGCCCTGGCTGCTGCCGCACCTGGTGCACGACGCCGAGGGCTGGGACGCGGCCCTGTGCGCCGGGGAACGCGGGGACCGCTGGGCCCGCTTCGGCGAGTGGCTGCGCCGTGGCGCCGATCTGGAGCACTGGGCGGCCTTCCCGCGCTCCTTCGCCGACCTCGCCGACCTCATCGGCGAAGCCGGATCCGCGCCGGGCGCCCCGGCGAGCGTGTGCGTGCTGTCCGGGGACGTGCACCACGGCTACGTCGCGCGCGCCTCCTGGCCGTCCGGCGGCCCCGGCATACCGGTCGTCCAGCTCACCTGCTCGCCCGTGCACAACTCTGTGCCCCTGACGATGCGGATCGGGTTCCGCTTCGGCTGGAGCGCCCCGGCCCGCCTCCTGGGGCGGTTGCTGGCCCGGCACGGCCGCTGCCCCCGGCCGCCGGTGAGGTGGCGCAAGCAGGGCGGGCCCTGGTTCGGCAACCAGCTCATGACCCTCACCCTGCGCGGCCGTTCGGCCCACCTGTGCCTGGAGCGCACCGGTACCGACGAGACACTGCGGACCGTGCACGAGACCGTCCTGACCGCCGGGTAG
- a CDS encoding histone-like nucleoid-structuring protein Lsr2, which yields MTPLERLTELCPPPISVQPPVNWAGVESALQLRLPEDYKQLTTAYDPGCFANFLWVYDPRHTSVHVSLLGPAQERTRAQVREDYARGIYPAPVDPELLLPCGGTDNGEGIFWITDPKNDPDAWTVAVNEARGPRWYTFDGNLTQFLVAVLSGTTTVPQFPETLLKGEIDFKPSRLDQWSPPLPPVTAPVSTDEIRDWARANGYDVPMRGRIPAGVRQAWEEAHRNN from the coding sequence ATGACCCCTCTCGAACGCCTTACCGAGCTTTGCCCGCCACCCATATCCGTGCAACCGCCGGTGAACTGGGCAGGCGTCGAATCCGCCCTTCAACTGCGTCTGCCCGAAGACTACAAGCAGCTCACAACTGCCTACGATCCCGGATGTTTCGCCAATTTCCTCTGGGTCTACGACCCACGTCACACCTCCGTCCACGTCAGCCTGCTTGGCCCGGCTCAAGAGCGCACCCGTGCGCAGGTACGTGAGGACTACGCCCGGGGAATCTACCCGGCCCCGGTCGATCCGGAGCTCCTGCTTCCCTGCGGTGGCACCGACAACGGCGAGGGCATCTTCTGGATCACCGACCCGAAGAACGATCCGGATGCCTGGACCGTCGCCGTCAACGAAGCACGAGGGCCACGCTGGTACACCTTCGACGGAAACCTGACCCAGTTCCTGGTCGCCGTACTCAGCGGCACCACGACCGTCCCGCAGTTCCCCGAGACACTGCTGAAAGGTGAAATCGACTTCAAACCCTCGCGCCTTGACCAATGGTCTCCGCCCCTGCCACCTGTGACCGCTCCCGTCAGCACCGACGAAATCCGCGACTGGGCACGTGCGAACGGATACGACGTTCCGATGCGCGGACGTATTCCCGCAGGAGTCCGACAGGCGTGGGAAGAAGCACACAGAAACAACTGA